A genomic window from Streptomyces sp. NBC_00234 includes:
- a CDS encoding SpoIIE family protein phosphatase, with the protein MAGRYGRPRSVLRMRTVAGQVFLLQVAIVVLLVAAAVAALVLQSRADSEREARNRSVAVAETFANAPGTAAALKAPDPTAVLQPSAEAARKGSGVDFVVVLSTDGIRYTHPLPDRIGKKFVGNLEPALNGGIVVEQITGTIGPLVQAVVPVTDRNDTVVGLVSAGITIERVSGAAEDQFPLLFGSAGGILLVATGGTALVSRRLRRQTRGLGPTEMTRMYEHHDAVLHAVREGVVIIGGDGRLLLANDEARRLLPLPPEVEGRTVPELGLDPVTTELLVSGRTVTDELHPVGDRLLAVNQRSTDKDGGPPGSVTTLRDTTELRALTGRADVARARLDLLYEAGAEIGTTLDVVRTCEELADFAAARFADLATVDIVESVLQGEEPSAIRGATEMRRAALAGERDGMGLHPVGSTIRFVPTTRLGSGLDRGEAVLETELGDFAGWQEQNPDRAQRLVDNGVHSMISVPLRARGAILGVAIFWRAAGHAPFDEEDLSLAEELVARAAVSIDNARRYSREHTMAVTLQRSLLPHGLPEQNALDVAFRYLPAHAGRGGVGGDWFDIIPLPGARVALVVGDVVGHGLHAAATMGRLRTAVHNFSTLDQPPGEILWHLDELVARIDQDDPAEAAVTGATCLYAIYDPASGRCTMARAGHLQPVIVHRDGTAEFADVPGGPPLGLGGLPFETLEVLLPEGSDLVLYTDGLVEDRRRDIDEGLELLRRTLAEHAADSPEATCEATVRRLVNDRARDDIALLVGRTHRLDPADIADWDVQSDPSAVSQVRADVSEKLAEWGLTEESFTTELILSELVTNAIRHAAGPIRVRLIRDRSLICEVSDHSSTSPHLRQAATTDEGGRGLFLVAQFADRWGTRYTDDGKVIWTEQTLAAAPPPPHVRRGI; encoded by the coding sequence ATGGCCGGACGCTACGGCCGCCCGCGCTCGGTTCTCAGGATGCGGACCGTCGCCGGTCAGGTCTTTCTCCTGCAAGTGGCGATCGTGGTGCTGTTGGTCGCCGCTGCCGTGGCCGCGCTCGTGCTCCAGTCCAGGGCCGACAGCGAACGGGAGGCCCGTAACCGGTCGGTCGCCGTGGCCGAGACGTTCGCCAACGCGCCGGGTACCGCGGCGGCCCTCAAGGCCCCCGACCCCACCGCAGTGCTTCAGCCGAGCGCCGAAGCGGCCCGGAAGGGCTCCGGGGTCGACTTCGTCGTCGTGCTGAGCACGGACGGAATCCGCTACACCCACCCGTTGCCCGACCGGATCGGCAAGAAGTTCGTCGGCAATCTGGAGCCCGCCCTGAACGGCGGCATCGTCGTCGAGCAGATCACCGGAACCATCGGACCGCTCGTCCAGGCCGTGGTGCCGGTCACCGACCGTAACGACACCGTCGTGGGCCTGGTGTCCGCCGGGATCACCATCGAACGTGTGAGCGGTGCTGCGGAGGATCAGTTCCCGCTGCTGTTCGGCTCCGCCGGCGGGATCCTGCTCGTCGCCACCGGCGGCACGGCGCTCGTCAGCCGGCGTCTGCGCCGCCAGACGCGCGGCCTCGGCCCCACCGAGATGACCCGGATGTACGAGCACCACGACGCCGTCCTGCACGCCGTGCGGGAGGGCGTCGTCATCATCGGCGGCGACGGCCGTCTGCTGCTCGCCAACGACGAGGCGCGCAGGCTGCTCCCCCTTCCGCCGGAAGTGGAGGGGCGCACGGTCCCCGAGCTGGGCCTCGACCCGGTCACCACGGAGCTGCTGGTATCGGGCCGGACCGTCACCGACGAACTGCACCCCGTCGGCGACCGCCTGCTCGCCGTCAACCAGCGGTCGACGGACAAGGACGGCGGACCACCCGGCAGCGTGACGACGCTGCGGGACACCACCGAACTGCGTGCCCTGACGGGCAGGGCCGACGTGGCCCGGGCCCGGCTGGATCTGCTGTACGAGGCCGGAGCGGAGATCGGCACCACCCTCGACGTGGTGCGCACGTGCGAGGAACTGGCGGACTTCGCCGCCGCCCGCTTCGCCGACCTCGCCACCGTCGACATCGTCGAGTCCGTGCTCCAGGGCGAGGAGCCGTCCGCCATCCGCGGGGCGACCGAGATGCGGCGTGCGGCCCTCGCCGGCGAGCGGGACGGCATGGGCCTCCACCCGGTCGGCTCCACCATCCGCTTCGTGCCGACGACGCGCCTGGGGTCGGGCCTCGACCGCGGAGAGGCCGTCCTCGAAACGGAGCTGGGGGACTTCGCCGGCTGGCAGGAGCAGAACCCCGACCGGGCCCAGCGACTTGTCGACAACGGCGTGCACTCCATGATCTCGGTGCCGCTGCGCGCCCGCGGCGCCATTCTGGGCGTGGCCATCTTCTGGCGCGCCGCCGGGCACGCGCCGTTCGACGAGGAGGACCTGTCCCTCGCCGAGGAACTGGTGGCCCGCGCCGCCGTCAGCATCGACAACGCCCGCCGCTACTCGCGCGAGCACACCATGGCCGTGACCTTGCAGCGCAGCCTGCTGCCGCACGGTCTCCCCGAGCAGAACGCCCTCGACGTCGCCTTCCGCTATCTGCCCGCGCATGCCGGGCGCGGAGGTGTCGGCGGCGACTGGTTCGACATCATCCCGCTCCCCGGCGCACGGGTCGCGCTCGTGGTGGGCGACGTCGTCGGCCACGGGCTCCACGCAGCCGCCACCATGGGGCGGCTGCGCACCGCGGTCCACAACTTCTCCACCCTGGACCAGCCGCCCGGCGAGATCCTGTGGCACCTGGACGAACTGGTCGCCCGGATCGACCAGGACGACCCGGCCGAGGCGGCGGTCACCGGAGCGACCTGCCTCTACGCGATCTACGACCCGGCCTCCGGACGCTGCACCATGGCCCGGGCCGGCCACCTCCAGCCGGTGATCGTCCACCGGGACGGCACCGCCGAGTTCGCCGACGTGCCCGGCGGCCCGCCGCTGGGTCTCGGCGGACTGCCCTTCGAGACCCTGGAGGTGCTGCTGCCCGAGGGCAGCGATCTGGTGCTCTACACGGACGGGCTCGTCGAGGACCGGAGACGCGACATCGACGAAGGACTGGAGCTGCTGCGCCGCACCCTCGCCGAGCACGCGGCCGACTCGCCGGAGGCCACCTGCGAGGCGACCGTCCGCAGGCTGGTGAACGACCGGGCCCGCGACGACATCGCCCTGCTCGTCGGACGCACCCACAGGCTCGACCCGGCGGACATCGCAGACTGGGACGTACAGTCCGACCCGTCGGCGGTGTCGCAGGTACGGGCCGATGTCTCGGAGAAGCTGGCCGAGTGGGGACTGACCGAGGAGTCCTTCACCACGGAGCTGATCCTCAGCGAGCTGGTCACCAACGCGATCCGTCACGCGGCAGGACCCATCCGCGTACGGCTGATCCGTGACCGCTCACTGATCTGCGAGGTCTCCGACCACAGCAGCACCTCACCCCACCTGCGGCAGGCCGCCACGACGGACGAAGGGGGCCGCGGACTCTTCCTCGTCGCCCAGTTCGCCGACCGGTGGGGGACCCGTTACACCGACGACGGCAAGGTCATCTGGACGGAGCAGACCCTGGCGGCGGCACCGCCCCCGCCGCACGTCCGCCGGGGGATTTGA
- a CDS encoding aldo/keto reductase — translation MYLPSADRYSAMPYRRTGRSGLLLPALSLGLWHNFGGDRNPEDQGRILRRAFDLGITHFDLANNYGPPPGSAEVTMGRALKTDFAHLRDEIVISTKAGYGMWDGPYGEWGSRKYLRASLDQSLSRLGLEYVDIFYSHRPDPETPLEETMGALDTAVRQGKALYAGISNYSPEQTREAARILGELGTPLLIHQPRYSMLDRRPEEGLLSALDELGTGSIAYSPLEQGILSDRYLRGIPEGSRAAGDSPFLTPEAVTPELVRRLGALDQVAKERGQTLAQLALAWVLRGGRVTSAVVGASSVAQLESSVGAVANLEFGEEELARIEEILTAG, via the coding sequence ATGTATCTCCCGTCGGCCGACCGCTACTCCGCCATGCCCTACCGGCGCACCGGACGCAGCGGCCTGCTGCTGCCCGCGCTGTCCCTCGGCCTGTGGCACAACTTCGGCGGCGACCGGAATCCGGAGGACCAGGGCCGCATCCTGCGCAGGGCCTTCGACCTCGGCATCACCCACTTCGACCTCGCCAACAACTACGGACCGCCGCCCGGCTCCGCCGAGGTCACCATGGGCCGCGCCCTGAAGACGGACTTCGCCCACCTGCGGGACGAGATCGTCATCTCCACCAAGGCGGGTTACGGCATGTGGGACGGGCCGTACGGGGAGTGGGGGTCGCGGAAGTACCTGCGCGCCTCGCTGGACCAGAGCCTGAGCCGCCTCGGCCTGGAGTACGTCGACATCTTCTACTCCCACCGCCCCGACCCGGAGACCCCGCTCGAAGAGACGATGGGCGCGCTCGACACCGCGGTGCGCCAGGGCAAGGCGCTGTACGCCGGGATTTCCAACTACTCGCCCGAGCAGACCCGCGAGGCCGCCCGCATCCTGGGCGAGCTCGGCACCCCGCTGCTCATCCACCAGCCGCGCTACTCGATGCTGGACCGGCGCCCCGAGGAGGGGCTGCTGAGCGCGCTGGACGAGCTCGGCACCGGCTCCATCGCCTACTCGCCGCTGGAGCAGGGCATCCTCTCCGACCGTTATCTGCGCGGCATCCCGGAGGGCTCGCGGGCGGCGGGCGACAGCCCGTTCCTGACCCCCGAGGCCGTCACCCCGGAGCTGGTGCGCCGGCTGGGGGCACTCGACCAGGTGGCCAAGGAGCGCGGCCAGACCCTGGCACAGCTGGCCCTGGCCTGGGTGCTGCGGGGCGGCCGGGTCACCTCCGCCGTGGTCGGCGCGAGCAGCGTCGCTCAGCTGGAGAGCAGTGTCGGAGCGGTGGCGAACCTGGAGTTCGGTGAGGAGGAGTTGGCGAGGATCGAGGAGATCCTCACCGCCGGCTGA
- a CDS encoding LysR family transcriptional regulator — MELRQLEHFVAVAEERHFTRAAERLAVSQSGLSASVRALEQELRTPLFSRTTRSVRLTEAGRALLVEAERTLAGARAAKDAVDAVRGLLRGTLTVGVEQCVAGVSPAQLLAAFHRAHPHMEIRLRQEGTSSLLDGVAGGRLDIAFAATVSPLEWRGELRPLAREPMVVLCAPGHRFARERTVAWAELSGESFIDFHPDWGPRRAADEAFSAAGVRRTVALEVNDVHSLLELVHEELGIAVVPQHFARKPEARRLVAVEPEGAHRPVYESVVVLPPALAMSPGARALMTLVGTDRRS, encoded by the coding sequence ATGGAACTGCGTCAGCTGGAGCACTTCGTCGCCGTCGCCGAAGAACGGCACTTCACCCGCGCCGCCGAGCGTCTCGCGGTGTCCCAGTCGGGGCTGTCCGCTTCCGTCCGGGCGCTGGAGCAGGAGCTGAGGACTCCGCTGTTCAGCCGGACGACACGGTCGGTCCGGCTCACCGAGGCGGGACGGGCCCTCCTGGTGGAGGCGGAACGCACGCTGGCGGGGGCGCGGGCGGCTAAGGACGCCGTCGACGCCGTACGGGGGCTGCTGCGCGGCACGCTGACCGTGGGGGTCGAGCAGTGCGTGGCCGGTGTCAGCCCCGCGCAGTTGCTCGCGGCCTTCCACCGGGCCCATCCCCATATGGAGATCCGGCTCCGGCAGGAGGGCACGTCGAGTCTGCTGGACGGGGTGGCCGGTGGACGGCTCGACATCGCTTTCGCCGCCACGGTCAGTCCCCTGGAGTGGCGCGGTGAGCTGAGGCCGCTGGCCAGGGAGCCGATGGTCGTGCTGTGCGCTCCGGGTCATCGTTTCGCGCGGGAGAGGACCGTGGCGTGGGCCGAGCTGTCCGGTGAGTCGTTCATCGACTTCCATCCGGACTGGGGCCCACGGCGCGCCGCGGACGAGGCGTTCTCCGCGGCGGGAGTGCGCCGCACGGTGGCCCTTGAGGTGAACGATGTGCACAGCCTCCTGGAGCTGGTCCACGAGGAGCTGGGCATCGCCGTGGTGCCGCAGCACTTCGCCCGCAAGCCCGAGGCCCGGCGCCTGGTGGCGGTGGAACCGGAGGGCGCGCACCGACCGGTGTACGAGAGCGTGGTCGTGCTCCCTCCGGCCCTGGCCATGAGTCCTGGCGCACGAGCCCTGATGACCCTGGTCGGGACGGACCGCCGGAGCTGA
- a CDS encoding magnesium and cobalt transport protein CorA: protein MVRKLRHAVRRAHRPGVDLSHPARSPLGSAVVNCVLYEDGVRHPAACPPDEALRRVRDSGRGFVWLGLHEPSAEEFAGVAALFGLHPLAVEDAVNAHQRPKVERYEDILFAVFKTCGYVEHEQLTATSEVVDTGEIMIFTGADFVVTVRHGSHGSLGPLREALEADPEQLAKGPAAVLHAIADRVVDNYLLVAEAVQHDIDAVETAVFSEHSGRGDAGRIYQLKRELMEFKRAVAPLSRPLQALAAGPMGPVGPEFQPYFRDVAGHLARTTDQITSFDALLDSVLQAHLAQVTVAQNEDMRKITAWAAVIAVPTMVCGVYGMNFAYMPELRWTYGYPFVVSVMATACFLIHRGFRRNGWL from the coding sequence ATCGTCCGCAAACTACGTCACGCGGTACGCCGGGCCCACCGGCCCGGCGTGGACCTCAGCCACCCCGCGCGCTCACCGCTGGGCAGCGCGGTGGTCAACTGCGTGCTGTACGAGGACGGCGTCCGGCACCCGGCCGCCTGCCCGCCGGACGAGGCACTGCGCCGGGTCCGCGACTCCGGCCGGGGCTTCGTCTGGCTCGGGCTGCACGAACCGTCCGCCGAGGAGTTCGCCGGGGTCGCCGCACTGTTCGGACTGCACCCGCTGGCCGTCGAGGACGCGGTCAACGCCCATCAGCGGCCCAAGGTGGAGCGGTACGAGGACATTCTGTTCGCCGTCTTCAAGACCTGCGGCTACGTCGAGCACGAGCAGCTCACCGCGACCAGTGAGGTGGTGGACACCGGGGAGATCATGATCTTCACGGGCGCCGACTTCGTGGTCACGGTGCGGCACGGCAGTCACGGCTCGCTGGGGCCGCTCAGGGAGGCCCTGGAGGCGGACCCGGAGCAACTGGCCAAGGGGCCCGCCGCCGTGCTGCACGCGATAGCCGACCGGGTGGTGGACAACTACCTGCTCGTCGCCGAGGCGGTGCAGCACGACATCGACGCGGTGGAGACCGCGGTGTTCAGCGAGCATTCCGGCCGGGGCGACGCCGGGCGGATCTACCAGCTCAAGCGTGAGCTCATGGAGTTCAAGCGGGCGGTGGCACCGCTGAGCCGGCCGCTCCAGGCCCTGGCGGCCGGGCCGATGGGGCCGGTGGGCCCGGAGTTCCAGCCGTATTTCCGCGATGTCGCGGGGCATCTGGCCCGTACCACCGACCAGATCACGTCGTTCGACGCGCTGCTCGACTCGGTGCTCCAGGCCCACCTGGCTCAGGTGACCGTCGCCCAGAACGAGGACATGCGCAAGATCACGGCCTGGGCCGCCGTCATCGCCGTACCCACCATGGTCTGCGGGGTGTACGGCATGAACTTCGCGTACATGCCGGAGCTGCGGTGGACCTACGGGTATCCGTTCGTCGTCAGCGTCATGGCCACCGCCTGCTTCCTCATCCACCGCGGCTTCCGCCGCAACGGCTGGCTCTGA
- a CDS encoding MmpS family transport accessory protein has protein sequence MSTAQEPNDPEQPEQPDEPEQPEQSESTAAGKASRSPDLRGIAVAVALLLACGGLVTYGILDSNDEQADKKSAVPTADVTYEVLGEGAADISYRGDGTADRAQVVKDAELPWKKTVRVPLGASPVVNVTLGEKGGEASCTLAVGGKHVQRATASGVFGRSTCTSELPAPESPVPADGTG, from the coding sequence ATGTCCACAGCTCAGGAACCGAACGACCCGGAACAGCCGGAACAGCCCGACGAGCCGGAGCAGCCCGAGCAGTCCGAAAGCACGGCTGCCGGTAAGGCATCCCGGAGCCCGGACCTGCGCGGCATCGCCGTCGCAGTGGCGCTGCTGCTCGCCTGCGGCGGACTCGTCACGTACGGAATCCTCGACTCGAACGACGAGCAGGCGGACAAGAAGTCCGCGGTCCCCACCGCCGACGTGACGTACGAGGTACTCGGCGAGGGTGCTGCCGACATCTCCTACCGAGGGGACGGCACGGCCGACCGCGCGCAGGTCGTGAAGGACGCCGAGCTGCCGTGGAAGAAGACCGTGCGCGTTCCGCTCGGCGCCTCCCCCGTCGTCAACGTCACCCTCGGCGAGAAGGGCGGCGAGGCGAGCTGCACGCTCGCCGTGGGCGGCAAGCACGTCCAGCGCGCCACCGCGTCAGGGGTCTTCGGACGCAGCACCTGCACCAGCGAGCTCCCCGCGCCGGAGTCACCGGTTCCGGCTGACGGAACGGGCTGA